A part of Rhodamnia argentea isolate NSW1041297 chromosome 8, ASM2092103v1, whole genome shotgun sequence genomic DNA contains:
- the LOC115756550 gene encoding phosphatidylinositol 4-phosphate 5-kinase 6 isoform X1 → MSKKHGRILKAWEKTVRKSQAAAKKRVNSIFAAMSVAHVDDEDNAGLSEVYHAERVLSNGDFYTGQWADNLPHGHGKYLWTDGCMYVGEWFNGKPMGKGKFCWPSGATYEGEFKSSYMDGKGTYTGPSGDTYRGSWIMNLKHGQGTKSYVNGDYYEGEWRRGMQDGHGRYQWHNGNNYIGQWKSGTINGNGTMIWSNGNRYDGFWEDGLPKGNGTFRWADGSFYVGIWSRDPKEQSGTYYPSGSTGGNVDWNPQEVFSVDLQDCKICPGEKVSILPSQKLLNWPGIEGEVLEKQQIWRPQKESDGGGKRRSSVDGRVSHYSWGSEGGDGNNLGDDDDDEGMRATLTKQQMLRIKPPKRQGETISKGHRNYELMLNLQLGIRHSVGRPAPATSLDLKASVFDPKEKVWTRFPSEGSKHTPPHQSCEFRWKDYCPVVFRTLRKLFRIDAADYMLSICGNDALRELSSPGKSGSFFYLTHDDRYMIKTMKKSEVKVLLRMLPSYYNHVRTYENTLVTKYFGLHCVKLTGTAQKKVRFVIMGNLFCSEYAIHRRFDLKGSSHGRITDKPEAEIEATTTLKDLDLNFIFRLQNVWFQEFCRQVDKDCDFLEQERIMDYSLLIGLHFRDTSYNKDSLVAETCPAGARTPRGIGDNLVDPVDARLSSVEMDQLQLDPTRWASTRLGINMPARAELTVRRNDCELQLVGEPTGELYEVIIFFGIIDILQDYDISKKLEHAYKSIQYDPTSISAVDPKQYSRRFRDFIYRIFLEDT, encoded by the exons ATGAGCAAAAAGCACGGCCGAATTTTGAAGGCCTGGGAAAAAACAGTGAGGAAATCTCAAGCTGCTGCAAAGAAAAGGGTGAACAGCATTTTCGCCGCTATGTCGGTTGCCCACGTTGACGACGAGGACAATGCGGGCCTGAGCGAGGTCTATCATGCCGAGAGAGTCCTCTCAAATGGGGACTTTTACACTGGCCAATGGGCGGATAACCTCCCCCATGGTCACGGGAAGTATCTGTGGACTGATGGCTGTATGTATGTTGGCGAATGGTTCAATGGCAAGCCGATGGGAAAGGGAAAGTTTTGTTGGCCGAGTGGTGCCACATATGAGGGCGAATTCAAGAGTAGTTATATGGATGGTAAAGGGACTTACACAGGCCCTTCGGGTGATACATACAGAGGTTCCTGGATAATGAACTTGAAACATGGGCAAGGGACTAAGAGTTATGTTAACGGCGATTACTATGAAGGAGAGTGGCGGCGTGGGATGCAAGATGGCCATGGGCGGTACCAATGGCATAATGGGAACAACTACATAGGACAATGGAAAAGTGGGACCATCAACGGGAATGGTACAATGATATGGAGTAATGGAAATCGGTATGACGGATTTTGGGAAGATGGTTTGCCTAAAGGGAATGGGACTTTTAGATGGGCGGACGGTAGTTTTTATGTCGGCATTTGGAGTAGAGACCCGAAGGAGCAGAGCGGCACATACTATCCATCAGGGTCAACCGGAGGTAATGTGGATTGGAATCCTCAAGAGGTGTTTTCAGTGGACTTGCAGGATTGCAAGATTTGTCCAGGCGAAAAAGTTTCTATTTTGCCATCACAGAAGCTGCTGAATTGGCCCGGGATTGAGGGGGAGGTCTTGGAAAAGCAGCAAATTTGGAGAcctcaaaaggaaagtgatgggGGTGGGAAACGGAGGTCGTCGGTAGATGGAAGGGTGTCTCATTACAGTTGGGGATCAGAAGGCGGTGATGGAAATAATCTcggcgatgatgatgatgatgaaggcatGAGAGCCACACTGACTAAACAACAGATGCTGAGGATAAAACCGCCCAAGCGACAGGGAGAGACTATATCTAAAGGACATAGGAACTATGAGCTAATGCTCAACCTGCAGCTAGGAATCAG GCATTCTGTTGGAAGGCCTGCTCCAGCTACATCCCTGGATCTGAAAGCTTCGGTTTTCGATCCCAAGGAAAAAGTGTGGACTAGATTTCCTTCCGAAGGATCCAAGCATACTCCTCCCCACCAGTCATGTGAATTCAGGTGGAAGGATTATTGCCCAGTGGTTTTCAG GACTCTCAGAAAGTTATTTAGAATTGATGCAGCAGATTATATGTTATCCATCTGTGGGAATGATGCCTTGCGAGAGCTTTCTTCCCCAGGGAAAAGCGGAAGTTTCTTCTACTTGACCCATGATGACCGGTACATGATAAAGACCATGAAAAAATCAGAAGTAAAG GTGCTTTTGAGGATGCTGCCATCTTACTATAATCATGTCCGAACCTATGAAAACACTCTCGTTACAAAATACTTTGGTCTACATTGCGTGAAATTGACTGGGACTGCCCAAAAGAAG GTAAGGTTTGTCATAATGGGAAACCTATTCTGCTCCGAGTACGCAATCCATAGGCGCTTCGACTTGAAGGGTTCTTCTCATGGTCGTATCACTGACAAACCGGAGGCTGAAATTGAGGCTACTACCACCCTTAAGGACCTTGATCTCAACTTTATATTCAGACTGCAGAATGTTTGGTTCCAAGAATTCTGCAG ACAAGTGGACAAggattgtgattttcttgaacaGGAGAGGATAATGGACTACAGTCTTCTGATTGGTCTTCACTTCCGAGATACTTCTTATAACAAGGATAGCTTAGTTGCCGAGACTTGTCCTGCCGGAGCTCGCACTCCTAGAG GCATTGGAGATAACCTTGTTGACCCTGTAGATGCTCGCCTTTCCAGTGTGGAAATGGATCAGCTTCAACTTGATCCTACCAG ATGGGCTTCAACCAGATTAGGGATAAACATGCCTGCAAGGGCTGAACTAACAGTGAGGAGAAACGACTGTGAGCTTCAGCTGGTTGGTGAACCAACGGGAGAGCTATACGaggtcatcatcttctttggcATAATAGACATATTGCAGGATTATGACATCAGCAAGAAGCTTGAGCATGCATACAAATCAATTCAATACGACCCAACTTCAATATCAGCAGTTGATCCAAAGCAATACTCCAGACGGTTCCGTGATTTTATATACAGAATCTTTCTAGAAGACACTTGA
- the LOC115756550 gene encoding phosphatidylinositol 4-phosphate 5-kinase 6 isoform X2, which translates to MSKKHGRILKAWEKTVRKSQAAAKKRVNSIFAAMSVAHVDDEDNAGLSEVYHAERVLSNGDFYTGQWADNLPHGHGKYLWTDGCMYVGEWFNGKPMGKGKFCWPSGATYEGEFKSSYMDGKGTYTGPSGDTYRGSWIMNLKHGQGTKSYVNGDYYEGEWRRGMQDGHGRYQWHNGNNYIGQWKSGTINGNGTMIWSNGNRYDGFWEDGLPKGNGTFRWADGSFYVGIWSRDPKEQSGTYYPSGSTGGNVDWNPQEVFSVDLQDCKICPGEKVSILPSQKLLNWPGIEGEVLEKQQIWRPQKESDGGGKRRSSVDGRVSHYSWGSEGGDGNNLGDDDDDEGMRATLTKQQMLRIKPPKRQGETISKGHRNYELMLNLQLGIRHSVGRPAPATSLDLKASVFDPKEKVWTRFPSEGSKHTPPHQSCEFRWKDYCPVVFRTLRKLFRIDAADYMLSICGNDALRELSSPGKSGSFFYLTHDDRYMIKTMKKSEVKVLLRMLPSYYNHVRTYENTLVTKYFGLHCVKLTGTAQKKVRFVIMGNLFCSEYAIHRRFDLKGSSHGRITDKPEAEIEATTTLKDLDLNFIFRLQNVWFQEFCRQVDKDCDFLEQERIMDYSLLIGLHFRDTSYNKDSLVAETCPAGARTPRALLLLYLMILGRWASTRLGINMPARAELTVRRNDCELQLVGEPTGELYEVIIFFGIIDILQDYDISKKLEHAYKSIQYDPTSISAVDPKQYSRRFRDFIYRIFLEDT; encoded by the exons ATGAGCAAAAAGCACGGCCGAATTTTGAAGGCCTGGGAAAAAACAGTGAGGAAATCTCAAGCTGCTGCAAAGAAAAGGGTGAACAGCATTTTCGCCGCTATGTCGGTTGCCCACGTTGACGACGAGGACAATGCGGGCCTGAGCGAGGTCTATCATGCCGAGAGAGTCCTCTCAAATGGGGACTTTTACACTGGCCAATGGGCGGATAACCTCCCCCATGGTCACGGGAAGTATCTGTGGACTGATGGCTGTATGTATGTTGGCGAATGGTTCAATGGCAAGCCGATGGGAAAGGGAAAGTTTTGTTGGCCGAGTGGTGCCACATATGAGGGCGAATTCAAGAGTAGTTATATGGATGGTAAAGGGACTTACACAGGCCCTTCGGGTGATACATACAGAGGTTCCTGGATAATGAACTTGAAACATGGGCAAGGGACTAAGAGTTATGTTAACGGCGATTACTATGAAGGAGAGTGGCGGCGTGGGATGCAAGATGGCCATGGGCGGTACCAATGGCATAATGGGAACAACTACATAGGACAATGGAAAAGTGGGACCATCAACGGGAATGGTACAATGATATGGAGTAATGGAAATCGGTATGACGGATTTTGGGAAGATGGTTTGCCTAAAGGGAATGGGACTTTTAGATGGGCGGACGGTAGTTTTTATGTCGGCATTTGGAGTAGAGACCCGAAGGAGCAGAGCGGCACATACTATCCATCAGGGTCAACCGGAGGTAATGTGGATTGGAATCCTCAAGAGGTGTTTTCAGTGGACTTGCAGGATTGCAAGATTTGTCCAGGCGAAAAAGTTTCTATTTTGCCATCACAGAAGCTGCTGAATTGGCCCGGGATTGAGGGGGAGGTCTTGGAAAAGCAGCAAATTTGGAGAcctcaaaaggaaagtgatgggGGTGGGAAACGGAGGTCGTCGGTAGATGGAAGGGTGTCTCATTACAGTTGGGGATCAGAAGGCGGTGATGGAAATAATCTcggcgatgatgatgatgatgaaggcatGAGAGCCACACTGACTAAACAACAGATGCTGAGGATAAAACCGCCCAAGCGACAGGGAGAGACTATATCTAAAGGACATAGGAACTATGAGCTAATGCTCAACCTGCAGCTAGGAATCAG GCATTCTGTTGGAAGGCCTGCTCCAGCTACATCCCTGGATCTGAAAGCTTCGGTTTTCGATCCCAAGGAAAAAGTGTGGACTAGATTTCCTTCCGAAGGATCCAAGCATACTCCTCCCCACCAGTCATGTGAATTCAGGTGGAAGGATTATTGCCCAGTGGTTTTCAG GACTCTCAGAAAGTTATTTAGAATTGATGCAGCAGATTATATGTTATCCATCTGTGGGAATGATGCCTTGCGAGAGCTTTCTTCCCCAGGGAAAAGCGGAAGTTTCTTCTACTTGACCCATGATGACCGGTACATGATAAAGACCATGAAAAAATCAGAAGTAAAG GTGCTTTTGAGGATGCTGCCATCTTACTATAATCATGTCCGAACCTATGAAAACACTCTCGTTACAAAATACTTTGGTCTACATTGCGTGAAATTGACTGGGACTGCCCAAAAGAAG GTAAGGTTTGTCATAATGGGAAACCTATTCTGCTCCGAGTACGCAATCCATAGGCGCTTCGACTTGAAGGGTTCTTCTCATGGTCGTATCACTGACAAACCGGAGGCTGAAATTGAGGCTACTACCACCCTTAAGGACCTTGATCTCAACTTTATATTCAGACTGCAGAATGTTTGGTTCCAAGAATTCTGCAG ACAAGTGGACAAggattgtgattttcttgaacaGGAGAGGATAATGGACTACAGTCTTCTGATTGGTCTTCACTTCCGAGATACTTCTTATAACAAGGATAGCTTAGTTGCCGAGACTTGTCCTGCCGGAGCTCGCACTCCTAGAG CATTGCTGTTGTTATACCTGATGATATTGGGCAGATGGGCTTCAACCAGATTAGGGATAAACATGCCTGCAAGGGCTGAACTAACAGTGAGGAGAAACGACTGTGAGCTTCAGCTGGTTGGTGAACCAACGGGAGAGCTATACGaggtcatcatcttctttggcATAATAGACATATTGCAGGATTATGACATCAGCAAGAAGCTTGAGCATGCATACAAATCAATTCAATACGACCCAACTTCAATATCAGCAGTTGATCCAAAGCAATACTCCAGACGGTTCCGTGATTTTATATACAGAATCTTTCTAGAAGACACTTGA
- the LOC115756549 gene encoding beta-galactosidase, which translates to MASLLAQLGLPPENGYRAWEDQSFIKLRKRDPHVTLHCHDSVEGALRYWFERNKVDFTLANSAVWDDDAVNSALDSASFWVKGLPFAKSLSSHWKFFMAQNPKKVPSNFFDTAFEDSTWESLPVPSNWQMHGYDIPIYTNILYPFPLDPPNVPLENPTGCYRTYFSIPNEWKGRRILLHFEAVDSAFCAWINGVFVGYSQDSRLPAEFEITNYCKPSTTEEKNVLAVQVFRWSDGSYLEDQDHWWLSGIHRDVLLLAKPQVSIADYFFNSNLDANFTCADLQVEVKIDDSRQKPADSILSDLIIEAKLFDTSIWYDKDGHVDLLSSDVSDLKFKCSSSDRLGFHDFILDGKLEKPRLWSAEHPNLYTLVVILKDSSGHVIDCESCQVGIRQISTAHKQLLVNGHPVIIRGVNRHEHHPRLGKTNVESCMVKDLVLMKQNNMNAVRNSHYPQHPRWYQLCDLFGMYMIDEANIETHGFVLSKDRKHPTREPSWAAAMLDRVIGMVERDKNHACIIAWSLGNEAGYGPNHSASAGWIRGKDPSRVVHYEGGGARTSSTDIVCPMYMRVWDILKIAKDPNETRPLILCEYSHSMGNSNGNILEYWEAIDSTFGLQGGFIWDWVDQGLLKEKADGCKHWAYGGDFGDIPNDLNFCLNGLTWPDRTPHPALHEVKYVYQPIKVLLNGTTLKIMNTHFYETTEGLEFSWFIHGDGCNLGSGTLSLPEIGSQSSFDIELSKGPWYSVWASCCATEIFLTISAKLLHSTRWAEVGHIVSSTQVQLPAKKVLAHHAIKVEGGTIFKEVSGHTIRVCCQDNWEIKFNVQKGAFESWKVQGVSVMDSGILPCFWRAPTDNDKGGGSASYLSLWKAAHLNSLSVVTESCSIEQDSDSLLKIKTVYHVIVQGEEGSLSQSEKSIVVFECDVMYSIYCSGDVIMECHVRPSLNLPPLPRVGVVFHLESSLERIQWYGRGPFECYPDRKAAAHVAVYKENVADMHVPYIVPGECAGRADVRWVTFQNRDGVGIYASVYGSSPPMQMSASYYTTSELDRATHNEDLARGSSIEVHLDHKHMGVGGDDSWSPCVHEKYLVPPIPYSFAIRLSPVTSAVNGHEVYKSQF; encoded by the exons atggCGTCTTTGCTGGCTCAGCTCGGGTTGCCGCCGGAAAATGGGTACAGGGCATGGGAGGATCAGAGCTTCATCAAACTGCGAAAGCGCGATCCTCACGTCACTCTGCATTGTCACGATTCTGTCGAAG GAGCTCTTAGATACTGGTTTGAACGGAACAAAGTGGACTTCACGTTGGCGAACTCAGCGGTTTGGGATGATGATGCCGTTAATAGCGCTCTTGATAGTGCTTCTTTCTGGGTCAAAGGCTTGCCTTTTGCAAAATCCTTGTCTAGCCATTGGAAATTCTTTATGGCTCAAAATCCTAAAAAAGTCCCCAGCAACTTTTTTGATACTGCGTTTGAGGATTCTACATGGGAAAGTTTGCCTG TTCCTTCCAATTGGCAGATGCATGGATATGATATACCTATTTACACAAATATTCTGTACCCATTTCCACTTGATCCACCAAATGTTCCTTTGGAAAATCCAACTGGCTGCTACAGGACATATTTCAGCATCCCTAATGAATGGAAAG GGCGTAGGATTTTGCTGCACTTTGAAGCAGTGGATTCTGCCTTCTGTGCATGGATTAATGGAGTCTTTGTGGGATATAG TCAGGATAGTAGGCTCCCAGCTGAATTTGAAATCACGAACTACTGTAAGCCTTCTACTACTGAAGAGAAGAATGTTTTAGCTGTTCAAGTGTTTAGATGGAGTGATGGATCTTATCTTGAGGATCAAGATCATTGGTGGTTATCTGGTATTCATCGTGATGTGCTTCTTCTAGCAAAGCCACAG GTATCTATTGCGGATTATTTTTTCAACTCTAACCTGGATGCAAATTTCACATGCGCTGATCTCCAG GTTGAAGTTAAGATAGATGATTCTCGACAAAAGCCTGCAGACAGCATTCTTTCTGACCTAATAATTGAAGCTAAACTCTTTGATACTTCTATCTGGTACGACAAAGATGGTCATGTGGATCTTCTCTCATCTGATGTTTCTGATCTAAAGTTCAAGTGCTCGTCGTCCGATAGACTTGGGTTTCATGATTTTATACTTGATGGAAAGCTGGAAAAGCCTAGGCTCTGGTCAGCTGAACAT CCAAATCTCTACACTCTTGTTGTCATCCTTAAAGATTCCAGTGGCCATGTTATCGACTGTGAATCGTGCCAAGTAGGCATCCGGCAAATTTCCACAGCCCATAAACAGTTGCTTGTTAATGGGCATCCAGTCATTATAAGAGGAGTGAACAGGCATGAGCATCATCCGCGTCTAGGAAAGACAAACGTTGAGTCTTGTATGGTTAAG GATTTAGTTCTTATgaagcaaaataatatgaacgCTGTCAGAAACAGCCATTATCCTCAACATCCTCGTTGGTATCAGTTGTGTGATCTGTTTGGCATGTACATGATAGATGAAGCCAATATTGAGACACATGGTTTTGTTCTCTCTAAAGATCGGAAGCATCCTACTCGTGAACCAAGTTGGGCTGCTGCTATGCTGGATCGTGTGATTGGCATGGTGGAGAGGGACAAAAATCATGCTTGCATAATAGCATGGTCCTTAGGAAATGAAGCTGGATATGGGCCTAATCATTCTGCTTCAGCTG GGTGGATCCGAGGGAAGGATCCTTCTCGTGTAGTACACTATGAAGGTGGTGGAGCCAGAACTTCCTCAACAGATATTGTGTGCCCTATGTACATGCGTGTGTGGGACATACTGAAGATTGCTAAAGATCCGAATGAAACTCGTCCTTTGATCTTGTGCGA GTACTCACATTCAATGGGAAACAGCAATGGAAACATTCTTGAATACTGGGAAGCAATTGATAGTACATTTGGTCTCCAAGGTGGTTTTATCTGGGATTGGGTTGATCAG GGTTTACTAAAAGAGAAGGCTGATGGCTGCAAACATTGGGCGTATGGAGGAGACTTTGGGGACATTCCTAATGATTTAAACTTCTGTTTGAACGGACTTACATGGCCAGATCGAACTCCACATCCTGCACTGCATG AAGTGAAGTATGTCTATCAACCAATCAAGGTTCTATTAAATGGGACCACACTAAAG ATAATGAATACTCATTTCTATGAAACAACAGAAGGGCTAGAATTTAGTTGGTTCATCCACGGAGATGGATGCAACCTTGGTTCCGGGACCCTTTCACTTCCCGAGATTGGATCCCAGAGCAGCTTTGACATAGAGTTATCGAAGGGCCCCTGGTACTCAGTTTGGGCTTCCTGCTGTGCTACTGAGATTTTCTTGACAATTTCTGCTAAGCTTTTGCATTCAACCCGCTGGGCTGAAGTTGGGCATATTGTGTCTTCCACCCAAGTCCAGCTACCTGCAAAAAAAGTCCTTGCTCACCAT GCTATCAAAGTTGAAGGTGGTACCATTTTCAAAGAAGTTTCTGGGCATACGATCAGAGTCTGCTGTCAGGATAATTGGGAGATAAAATTCAATGTCCAGAAAGGAGCTTTTGAAAGCTGGAAG GTTCAAGGAGTTTCTGTTATGGATAGTGGCATACTCCCTTGCTTTTGGCGAGCACCTACAGATAATGACAAAGGTGGAGGCTCTGCTAGCTATCTCTCTTTGTGGAAAGCTGCTCACCTCAACAGCCTCTCAGTTGTTACCGAGAGCTGCTCTATAGAGCAAGATTCTGATAGTCTTTTGAAAATTAAGACAGTATACCATGTTATCGTGCAAGGTGAGGAGGGTTCCCTTTCTCAGTCCGAGAAATCAATTGTTGTATTTGAATGTGACGTGATGTACTCGATCTACTGTTCTGGGGATGTCATTATGGAATGCCATGTAAGACCCAGTTTGAATCTTCCACCTCTGCCACGAGTGGGAGTTgttttccatttggaaagttcTTTGGAGAGGATTCAATGGTATGGACGAGGTCCCTTTGAATGCTATCCTGATAGAAAAGCTGCTGCCCATGTTGCGGTTTACAAGGAGAATGTGGCTGACATGCATGTTCCCTACATAGTTCCAGGAGAATGTGCAGGTCGTGCTGACGTGAGATGGGTGACATTCCAAAACAGAGATGGTGTTGGGATTTATGCTTCTGTTTATGGCAGTTCTCCTCCAATGCAAATGAGTGCGAGTTATTACACCACATCGGAACTTGACCGTGCAACGCATAATGAAGACCTTGCTAGAGGAAGCAGCATTGAG GTGCATCTAGACCACAAGCATATGGGTGTGGGTGGTGATGATAGCTGGTCGCCTTGTGTCCACGAGAAATATCTGGTTCCTCCCATACCATACTCGTTTGCAATCAGATTGTCTCCAGTGACCTCTGCAGTGAATGGACATGAAGTTTACAAGTCTCAGTTTTAG